The DNA sequence AGGTGTGGTAAATGCGTACAATCCGCTTCTGATTGGCGGAGCATATCACGCAGCTTATGCAGTTGAGCTATTGCACACTTACTCTCTTATTCATGATGATCTCCCTGCAATGGACAACTCGCCGTTAAGACGCGGAGAGCCGACTCTGCATGTGCTTTATGACGAGGTAACTGCCATACTGGCAGGCGATGCATTGAACAGTTACTCTTTTGAAGTTTTAAGTAACGCTCCGTTTTCCGACTACACAAGAGTAGCTCTTGTAAGAGAGCTTGCAACTAGCGGCGGTTTAAACGGTATGGTCTTAGGTCAGGCGATAGACTGTTACTTTGAAAACAGACCTTTGAACATAGAGGATGTAAAAGTTCTACACACAAACAAGACGGCAAAACTAATAGCAGCTTCGCTTAAGATGGGTGCGATCATTGTCGGTCGTGAAGATCTGGCAGATACTCTTTATGATTTTGGTGTAAGACTTGGAGTTTTATTTCAGATTCAAGATGATATTTTGGATGTGACGCAGAGTTCGGAGGAAGCTGGAAAATTGACAAACAACGATGAGTCAAAAAACAGTTTTGTAACGCTTCTTGGACTTGATAAGGCACTTAAAGAGGCAGATGAGTTGGCAGATACGCTTACAAAAGAGATGGACGGGTTTGATGAGAAGTTAAGAAACGAGCTCTCTCCACTCCTGACACACTATATAAACAGACATAAATAAATTAAACAAAGGCAATAATATGGGTAATAATGCAATGCGTCAAAAAATGGCAGACACTATAAGATTTTTAGCGGCAGATATGGTTCAAGCGGCAAACTCAGGACATCCGGGCGCACCAATGGGTCTCTCAGACATTGCGGTTGTTTTAAGCGAACACTTAAACCACAATCCTAAAAACCCATCTTGGCTAAACCGTGACAGATTGGTATTCTCAGGCGGACACGCAACTGGACTTATCTACTCTCTTTATTACCTTTGGGGCTACGGTTTAACTATTGAAGATCTGAAAAACTTTCGCCAGTTAGACTCAAAAACTCCAGGGCATCCGGAATTTGGACATACAGAGGGTGTTGAGATAACAACAGGTCCTCTTGGACAGGGTGTTGCCAACGCTGTAGGTTTTGCTATGGCTTCAAAATTTATGGGCGCTCAGCTAAATTCTGACACTGCAAACGTTATAGATCACAATGTCTACTGTTTATGCGGAGACGGCGACTTAGAAGAGGGTGTAAGCTACGAGGCGTGTTCAATCGCAGGACATAACAAGCTTGACAATCTGATCCTTATCTATGACTCTAACCGCATTACGATAGAGGGTTCGACCGATCTGAGCATAAGTGAAAATATCCGCATGAGATTTGAGTCTCAAGGCTGGGATGTTTTAGAGTGCAACGGACACGATTTTAATGCGATTGACACTGCAATTACGACTGCAAAAACAAATAAAAAACCGACGATAATAATTGCAAATACTACTATTGCCAAAGGCGGCGGAAAGCTTGAGGGTTCTCACCACTCTCACGGTGCTCCTCTTGGAAATGATGTTATTGCCGAGGCAAAGAGCGCTTGTGGATTTGATGCGACAAAATGTTTTCATGTAGATGAAGATGTTATGGCTCGTTTTAGATGTGCGATCGAGAAGGGTGACTTAGCGGAGCGTGAGTGGATACACTCTCTTAAAACACTTCCGCTAATGGAACAAAACGAGACGTTAGATGCTCTTCAAAACCCGGATTTTTCAAGAATCCAGTGGCCGACTTTTGAGAAAGCCGATGCTACAAGAAACACAAACGGAAAAATATTAAACGCTATTGCAAAAGCTCTTCCAAACTTTTTAGGCGGAAGTGCGGATTTAAGTCCGTCAAACAAAACAGAGCTTGTCGATATGGGCGTTTATCCAAAGGGAAGAAATATCTACTTTGGTATCCGTGAACATGCTATGGCTTCAATTACAAATGCTATCGCTCTTTACGGACCGCTAATGCCATTCTCTGCGACATTCTTTGTCTTCTCGGACTACCTAAAGCCTGCTGCAAGAATTGCCGCTTTAACGGGAATACAGCACTTCTTTATCTGGACGCATGACAGCATCGGTGTAGGTGAAGATGGACCAACTCACCAGCCGATCGAGCACTTAAGCCAGTTCCGCGCGCTTCCGAACTTCTACGTTTGGAGACCGGCAGACGGGCACGAGAACGTCGAGGCGTGGAAAACAGCTTTAAATATGAAAAAATCTCCGTCAGCTTTTGTCTGTTCACGTCAAAATCTCTCACTTCTGCCATCGGCTGTAAAAGGGAGCGCAGCTAAAGGCGGCTACCTTCTTGCAAGTGATGAGGGAGCGACTATTACCTTAATGGCATCAGGTTCGGAAGTGGAACTAGCTCTTAAGGTCAAAGATGCTCTAAATGAAAAGGGAACCAAAGTAGATGTTGTCTCTGTTCCGTGTTACGATCTCTTCATTGAGCAGGAGAAAGCATATATAGACTCGATCATTAAGCCAGAGAGTAAAAAAGTGGCTATCGAAGCGGCTCGCGGCTTAGAGTGGTACCGCCTTGCAGATGAGGTTATCGGAATGGATACATTCGGTGCCTCTGCTCCTGCAGATAAGCTCTTTGCAAAGTTCGGCTTCTCTGTAGAAAATATTCTCTCTACTATCAAATAATCTCTTGCGGGCAGCTTGCCCGCTCAAAATAACCAATCAGCATAAAAATCCTCATTACTCTTTTGTAACAAACAATTTTATACATAAATTACTTTTTATCACAAAACATACAAAAAAATATTATTTTATTGAAATTTAATATCAAATTTATATTAATAAAGTAAAATTTAACATCTTAAGTTAAAAGGAGTTAGAAATGAAGTTGTTGTCACTATTAATCATAGGTACCGTTCTGTCTTTTGGAGCGGTAGATATTAACAAGGCGGATAAAGCAGAACTGATGGGCATTAAAGGTGTCGGTGAGGCAAAAGCAAATGCTATTCTAGAGTACAGAAAAGCAAACGACTGTTTTAGCAATATAGAGGAGCTAAAAGAGGTCAAGGGGTTTGGCGATAAATTTTTAGAAAATAACAGAGATGCCATTACTGCAAGCAGCTGCAGCAAGTAGAGCAGATCACCTCTTTAAAAAGCATCCTACACCGTAGGGCTTTTTAGAGTAGAACTCTTTGCCGTGTTTAACTATCAGGGCATGAAACTCCTGATAGATGGTGAGCAGTTCTCTCTCATCTTTCACACACTCTCTTATAGAGCTCTCCATCATACTTTTTATCTCTGCATATTTTGTTTTTTCATCTATTAGACCAAGCTCAAGCATAAGCCTTTTTGTGTATGCATCCACTTTAAACTCTGGCTGATTATATCCGTAGAGAAGCATGGAGTCAGCCGTCTCTTCACCGATGCCAACAATATCTAAAAGCGCTTCTCGCGAGGGGGTAGCACCTCCAAGAGAGTTATAAAATTTGATAAATTCTAAAATATATCTTGTTTTTTGGTTGAAGTAGCCTGATGGTTTTATTGCTTCTTTTAGCTCATTTATATTCATTGATTCTATCGCTTTAGCGTTTATGGCATTTTTTATATGTAGATTTTCTAGAGATTTTACAACCGATGTGAATGTCGTGTTTTGGGTAAGAATTGAGCCTAGGCAGACCTCAAAAATCTCTCTCTCGTCTCTTGGAAAAGTGTAGTCTAGTTTATGGTACCCATAGCCTGTTATAGGCCACCAACCCTGCGGACCATAATTTTTATACAATGTTTTGTAGATGTTATATATTTTGTTCATAAATATGTCAGCACCTTAACACCCGCAAAAATAGCCCCCATAAAAATAACGGATGAGATGAAGACAAGAGCTGTCACTACTTTTGGTTTGCAGTCGTAGAGCGAGGCAAAGTTTACGTTTGCAATAGCTAGCGGAACCATAAGTTCTATAAAGATTATCCCTTTTAGCATAGAGTCAAGTTCAATGTTATAGAGAACCAAAAAAGCGATGCCTGGCAGAAATAGAAATTTTGTGCTCATAACCCAGATAGTGAGCCTTTTGCTAATCTCGTTTATCTTTGTGCCGTAGAGATAGATGCCGAACAAAAAGAGCTGCATAACGATGGAAGCGTAAGCCCCCATCATAAGCATCTTCATTATCTCTTCGCTTGGTTTGTAGTCGTTGAGACTTAAAAATATTGCTGCACCAGCCGCCCATAAAATAGGGAGTTTTACTATATTTTTCAGCGAGGTCTTAACGTCAAAGCTTCCTCTTGAGTAGTAGTAAACACCGATCGTGTAGACTACAAATACGTTCATAAGGTTAATTACCGTCGTGTAGGGTATGGACTCTTCGCCGAATATTGCTATGTTTAGAGGGATGCCTAGATT is a window from the Sulfurimonas crateris genome containing:
- a CDS encoding endonuclease III domain-containing protein: MNKIYNIYKTLYKNYGPQGWWPITGYGYHKLDYTFPRDEREIFEVCLGSILTQNTTFTSVVKSLENLHIKNAINAKAIESMNINELKEAIKPSGYFNQKTRYILEFIKFYNSLGGATPSREALLDIVGIGEETADSMLLYGYNQPEFKVDAYTKRLMLELGLIDEKTKYAEIKSMMESSIRECVKDERELLTIYQEFHALIVKHGKEFYSKKPYGVGCFLKR
- a CDS encoding AEC family transporter codes for the protein MSSIIFSILAIYIFIVIGFVAKMSFKEAIDDKTITLINVYFLQVFLTFWGLLIRPVDATLFFAPSIYLFIVLLVLIISALVAKRLFEDKKEYSIAAVAAIIGNTGNLGIPLNIAIFGEESIPYTTVINLMNVFVVYTIGVYYYSRGSFDVKTSLKNIVKLPILWAAGAAIFLSLNDYKPSEEIMKMLMMGAYASIVMQLFLFGIYLYGTKINEISKRLTIWVMSTKFLFLPGIAFLVLYNIELDSMLKGIIFIELMVPLAIANVNFASLYDCKPKVVTALVFISSVIFMGAIFAGVKVLTYL
- a CDS encoding polyprenyl synthetase family protein, with translation MQNFENFLIDHLPVSKSIHPTYEEALQKMLIAGGKRFRPALLLGVVNAYNPLLIGGAYHAAYAVELLHTYSLIHDDLPAMDNSPLRRGEPTLHVLYDEVTAILAGDALNSYSFEVLSNAPFSDYTRVALVRELATSGGLNGMVLGQAIDCYFENRPLNIEDVKVLHTNKTAKLIAASLKMGAIIVGREDLADTLYDFGVRLGVLFQIQDDILDVTQSSEEAGKLTNNDESKNSFVTLLGLDKALKEADELADTLTKEMDGFDEKLRNELSPLLTHYINRHK
- the tkt gene encoding transketolase translates to MGNNAMRQKMADTIRFLAADMVQAANSGHPGAPMGLSDIAVVLSEHLNHNPKNPSWLNRDRLVFSGGHATGLIYSLYYLWGYGLTIEDLKNFRQLDSKTPGHPEFGHTEGVEITTGPLGQGVANAVGFAMASKFMGAQLNSDTANVIDHNVYCLCGDGDLEEGVSYEACSIAGHNKLDNLILIYDSNRITIEGSTDLSISENIRMRFESQGWDVLECNGHDFNAIDTAITTAKTNKKPTIIIANTTIAKGGGKLEGSHHSHGAPLGNDVIAEAKSACGFDATKCFHVDEDVMARFRCAIEKGDLAEREWIHSLKTLPLMEQNETLDALQNPDFSRIQWPTFEKADATRNTNGKILNAIAKALPNFLGGSADLSPSNKTELVDMGVYPKGRNIYFGIREHAMASITNAIALYGPLMPFSATFFVFSDYLKPAARIAALTGIQHFFIWTHDSIGVGEDGPTHQPIEHLSQFRALPNFYVWRPADGHENVEAWKTALNMKKSPSAFVCSRQNLSLLPSAVKGSAAKGGYLLASDEGATITLMASGSEVELALKVKDALNEKGTKVDVVSVPCYDLFIEQEKAYIDSIIKPESKKVAIEAARGLEWYRLADEVIGMDTFGASAPADKLFAKFGFSVENILSTIK
- a CDS encoding ComEA family DNA-binding protein yields the protein MKLLSLLIIGTVLSFGAVDINKADKAELMGIKGVGEAKANAILEYRKANDCFSNIEELKEVKGFGDKFLENNRDAITASSCSK